In the Streptobacillus moniliformis DSM 12112 genome, one interval contains:
- a CDS encoding MBL fold metallo-hydrolase gives MKVAVLGSSSSGNSTFVEVGGVKLLVDIGFSLKKTIEKLESINERLEDIYAVFITHEHIDHVKSLGPLLRKTNILVYIHEDSYNMIKSKLGKYDEERIIFLNKREVYIKNACVINFDLTHDSEHCLGFSFIENNKKFVYITDAGYVTKAMELQCQNADVIAIESNYDYDLLMSGSYPWDIKSRIKSKFGHLSNQDCLKLLKNSYTEKLKKIFLMHLSEENNMPSLAMYNIRKEYKNIDVEVSDENVTSIFEI, from the coding sequence ATGAAAGTTGCTGTATTAGGAAGTAGCAGTAGTGGTAATTCAACTTTTGTAGAGGTTGGTGGAGTAAAGTTATTAGTAGATATAGGATTTAGTTTAAAAAAAACAATTGAAAAACTTGAAAGCATAAATGAAAGATTAGAAGATATTTATGCAGTTTTTATTACACATGAACACATAGATCATGTTAAATCATTAGGACCATTACTTAGAAAAACTAATATATTGGTATATATACATGAAGATTCATATAATATGATAAAATCAAAATTAGGTAAATATGATGAAGAAAGAATAATATTTTTAAATAAAAGAGAAGTATATATTAAAAATGCTTGTGTAATAAATTTTGATTTAACTCATGATTCAGAACATTGTTTAGGATTTTCATTTATAGAAAACAATAAAAAGTTTGTATATATAACTGATGCAGGCTATGTTACTAAAGCTATGGAACTTCAGTGTCAAAATGCAGATGTTATAGCAATAGAAAGTAATTATGATTATGATTTATTAATGTCAGGTTCTTATCCTTGGGATATAAAGAGTAGAATTAAAAGTAAATTTGGTCATTTAAGTAATCAAGATTGCTTGAAGTTATTAAAGAACAGTTATACAGAAAAATTAAAGAAAATATTTTTAATGCATTTAAGTGAAGAAAATAATATGCCATCACTTGCAATGTATAATATAAGGAAAGAGTATAAGAATATTGATGTAGAAGTTTCAGATGAAAATGTTACTAGTATTTTTGAAATTTAG
- the ychF gene encoding redox-regulated ATPase YchF, with protein sequence MIGIGIVGLPNVGKSTLFNAITKTQNAEAANYPFATIEPNVGIVSVPDQRLNEIAKIINPKRVLGASVEFVDIAGLVKGASSGEGLGNQFLSNIRNTKAICQVVRCFEDENIIHVEGSVDPIRDIEIINSELILADIDTVEKAIVKNSKLSRTNKEAKILVDTLEKCKKILEEYKMLSSYNFTEEELNAIRTYQFLTLKPMMFGLNISEEDLVNGTENDHMKKVREYAESINAECVSFSAKVESELIEIEDEDERNEFIESLGIKEPSLNRFIRSGFKLLGLISYFTAGEQEVRAWTIEQGTFAPKAASEIHSDIERGFIRAEVVAYDKFIEYKGWAGSKEKGAMRLEGKEYLVKDGDVMFFRFNV encoded by the coding sequence ATGATAGGAATTGGAATAGTAGGATTACCTAATGTAGGTAAATCAACATTGTTTAATGCTATAACAAAAACACAGAATGCAGAAGCTGCTAATTATCCATTTGCAACTATAGAACCAAATGTAGGTATAGTTTCTGTACCAGATCAAAGATTAAATGAAATTGCAAAAATAATTAATCCTAAAAGAGTTTTAGGAGCTTCAGTAGAATTTGTTGATATAGCAGGACTTGTAAAGGGTGCATCTAGTGGTGAAGGATTAGGTAACCAATTTCTAAGTAATATTAGAAATACTAAAGCCATATGTCAGGTTGTAAGATGTTTTGAAGATGAAAATATTATACATGTTGAAGGTAGTGTAGATCCAATTAGAGATATAGAGATAATTAATAGTGAATTAATATTAGCTGATATAGATACTGTAGAAAAAGCTATAGTTAAAAATTCAAAACTTTCTAGGACAAATAAAGAAGCAAAAATACTAGTTGATACTTTAGAAAAATGTAAAAAAATATTAGAAGAATACAAGATGTTGTCAAGCTATAATTTTACAGAAGAGGAATTAAATGCAATAAGAACATATCAATTTCTAACTTTAAAACCTATGATGTTTGGATTAAATATATCTGAGGAAGATTTAGTAAATGGAACTGAAAACGATCATATGAAAAAAGTTAGAGAATATGCTGAAAGTATAAATGCAGAATGTGTCTCTTTTTCAGCTAAAGTTGAATCAGAATTAATAGAAATAGAAGATGAAGATGAAAGAAATGAATTTATTGAAAGTTTAGGAATAAAAGAACCTAGTTTAAATAGATTTATAAGATCAGGATTTAAATTACTTGGTTTAATTTCATATTTTACTGCTGGTGAGCAAGAAGTTAGAGCATGGACTATAGAACAAGGAACATTTGCTCCTAAAGCAGCAAGTGAAATACATTCTGATATAGAAAGAGGATTTATTAGAGCTGAAGTGGTAGCATATGATAAGTTTATTGAATATAAGGGATGGGCAGGTAGTAAAGAAAAAGGTGCTATGAGATTAGAAGGTAAAGAATATTTAGTTAAAGATGGGGACGTAATGTTTTTTAGATTTAATGTATAA
- a CDS encoding ABC transporter ATP-binding protein, protein MKVELKNVGKKYEGNDVYTLENINLKIESKDFCVILGPSGCGKSTLLRMIAGLNSITTGELLFDDKIMNKVHSKDRNIAMVFQSYALYPHMTVYDNMAFSLVMRKMDKKMIHERVLEAAKILQIEKYLYSKPSDISGGQRQRVALGRAIVRKPAVFLMDEPLSNLDAKLREHMRIELVKIHRNLDTTTIYVTHDQTEAMTMGTRIVLMNDSKIQQVGKPEEFYNKPQNIFVAKFIGSPTMNIMEGYIKDAHFISDSEEVVIKANETDKERLREYEGKRVSLGIRSERFLSGDEHENRFAATIEVIEMLGKEKLLYCKLTDGTNLVVTMPGHYNYEIGEVHNFGFDTEALHFFDENGNRI, encoded by the coding sequence ATGAAAGTAGAATTAAAAAATGTAGGAAAAAAATATGAAGGAAATGATGTTTATACTTTAGAAAATATAAATTTAAAAATAGAAAGTAAAGATTTTTGTGTTATACTAGGTCCATCTGGATGTGGTAAATCAACATTATTAAGAATGATAGCTGGATTAAACTCAATTACAACTGGAGAATTATTATTTGATGATAAAATAATGAATAAAGTACATTCAAAAGATAGAAATATAGCTATGGTTTTCCAAAGTTATGCCCTATATCCACATATGACAGTTTACGATAACATGGCATTTTCTCTTGTTATGAGAAAAATGGATAAAAAAATGATACATGAAAGAGTTTTAGAAGCAGCTAAAATTTTACAAATTGAAAAATATCTTTATTCTAAACCATCTGATATTTCAGGAGGACAAAGACAAAGGGTTGCTCTTGGACGTGCTATAGTTAGAAAACCAGCAGTATTTTTAATGGATGAACCATTGTCTAATTTGGATGCTAAATTAAGAGAGCATATGAGAATAGAGTTAGTAAAAATACATAGAAATTTAGATACAACTACTATATATGTTACTCATGATCAAACAGAAGCTATGACTATGGGAACAAGAATAGTATTAATGAATGATAGTAAAATACAACAAGTTGGTAAACCAGAAGAATTTTATAACAAACCTCAAAATATATTTGTAGCTAAGTTTATTGGTTCACCTACTATGAATATTATGGAAGGATACATTAAAGATGCTCATTTTATATCTGATTCTGAAGAAGTAGTAATTAAAGCTAATGAAACAGATAAAGAAAGATTAAGAGAATATGAAGGTAAAAGAGTATCTTTAGGTATTAGATCTGAAAGATTTTTAAGTGGAGATGAACACGAAAATAGATTTGCTGCAACTATAGAAGTTATAGAAATGCTAGGTAAAGAAAAATTACTTTACTGTAAATTAACTGATGGAACTAATTTGGTTGTTACAATGCCAGGACATTATAACTATGAAATTGGTGAAGTTCATAATTTTGGATTTGATACAGAAGCTTTACATTTCTTTGATGAAAACGGAAATAGAATATAA
- a CDS encoding tetratricopeptide repeat protein, with protein sequence MKKIFLALLVIPLFLKGDFLEELQKIDILLQKGQYKEALQKGKELTETEITEDDRSSLQNLLSVIEKKIKSESGNLADRIFNNTGEINFTTNEVAAREFSESASSGTFAFPGDVLNDAAKYQEYANFEKEVLANDNTENIYTLSTIYMKSGLYERAMNLGLRSNEIRTIYNSALAARLIGKYEIAIKQYSKVLYSDPSHLNSLLGLGLSYRGMGDKASAINYLQKYLNSGGTNPNVDKTIEYLSR encoded by the coding sequence ATGAAAAAAATATTTCTTGCCTTACTTGTTATCCCTTTATTTCTTAAAGGAGATTTCTTAGAAGAACTTCAAAAAATTGATATTCTTTTACAAAAGGGGCAATATAAAGAGGCATTACAAAAAGGAAAAGAATTAACTGAAACTGAAATTACAGAAGATGATAGAAGCTCTCTTCAAAACTTATTATCAGTTATAGAGAAGAAAATAAAATCTGAATCTGGGAATTTAGCAGATAGAATATTTAATAATACAGGAGAAATTAATTTTACAACTAATGAAGTTGCGGCTAGAGAATTTTCTGAAAGTGCTTCAAGTGGAACATTTGCTTTTCCTGGAGATGTATTAAATGATGCAGCTAAATATCAGGAATATGCTAATTTTGAAAAAGAAGTTTTAGCAAATGATAATACTGAAAATATATATACTTTATCAACTATATATATGAAAAGTGGATTATATGAAAGAGCTATGAATTTAGGGCTTAGATCTAATGAAATCAGAACTATATATAATTCTGCATTAGCAGCAAGATTAATTGGTAAATATGAAATAGCAATTAAGCAATATAGTAAAGTACTTTATTCAGATCCTTCTCATTTAAATTCTTTATTAGGATTGGGATTATCATATAGAGGTATGGGAGATAAAGCAAGTGCCATAAATTACCTACAAAAATATTTAAATTCTGGTGGAACTAATCCAAATGTTGATAAAACAATAGAGTATTTAAGTAGGTAA
- the topA gene encoding type I DNA topoisomerase, which yields MAKNLVIVESPSKAKTIEKILGSNYEVLASVGHCIDLPKSKIGIDIQNDFKPDYKIIKGKKDILEKLKEKSKKANKVFLASDLDREGEAIAWHISKYINQDSKVKRIEFNEITKTAISNAIRNPRDIDTNLVNSQQARRLLDRIVGYKISPLLWPIVGKKASAGRVQSVSLKLICDLEEEIKNFISQKYYEIDILINKEIKLNLSEIDGEKIDKIFDEKIFKKAFSDLENSEVMVDEIKISKKSQKPPVVFKTSTLQQLASSYLGFNATKTMRVAQRLYEGLNIEGESKGLITYMRTDSIRVSEEAKFEAKKYIEKKYGKEYVGNYYISDKKNIQDAHEGIRPTDINMSPEKIEKYLTNDEYKLYKLIWDRFLVSQFANVKYDQMQIVASKDKYVFKGNINRITFDGYYKIFKSEDMIQTEDFPELKEKHEYKIDEILTKTGDTKPPARYSEATLIKKLESLGIGRPSTYASIIDAIKEKKYVDIVEKRLVPTIFGKEVKILLENNFKNIMNIKFTASMESKLDDVATGKTFWVDLLKEFYNHLLDEMDVYKQKVDELKNRVIYTDMECSNGKGKMILKSGSFGKYIVCEFDSSEKISIQGIELTEEDLNKDVVQIKDKVEKLMEIRKGLKTDMLTPNGSKYLLKIGRFGEYLESEDYENDKLRKTLTKDLKLKIKKGTLKPVDGVYLLREYFEKLDNENEKILELAGKCEKCGSEFNIKIGRFGKFLACSGYPQCENIKKIPKSDNAKKRVTKNKAKAKTTKKNKKK from the coding sequence ATGGCTAAAAATTTAGTAATAGTGGAATCTCCATCAAAAGCAAAAACAATAGAAAAAATATTAGGTTCAAATTATGAAGTTCTTGCATCAGTTGGACATTGTATAGATTTACCAAAAAGTAAAATAGGAATAGATATACAAAATGATTTTAAACCAGATTATAAGATAATTAAGGGTAAAAAAGATATTCTTGAAAAATTAAAAGAAAAATCTAAAAAAGCTAATAAAGTTTTCCTTGCATCTGATTTGGATAGAGAAGGGGAGGCTATAGCATGGCATATCTCAAAATATATCAATCAAGATTCTAAAGTAAAAAGAATAGAGTTTAATGAAATTACAAAAACAGCAATATCAAATGCAATAAGAAATCCGAGAGATATAGATACAAATTTAGTTAATTCACAACAAGCAAGAAGATTATTAGATAGAATAGTGGGGTACAAGATATCCCCTTTATTATGGCCAATAGTTGGTAAAAAAGCATCAGCAGGAAGGGTTCAGTCAGTATCGCTTAAATTAATTTGTGATTTAGAAGAAGAAATTAAAAACTTCATATCGCAAAAATACTATGAAATAGATATATTAATTAATAAAGAGATTAAATTAAATCTTAGTGAAATTGATGGAGAAAAAATAGATAAAATTTTTGATGAAAAAATATTTAAAAAAGCATTTTCAGATTTAGAAAATAGTGAAGTTATGGTAGATGAGATAAAAATTTCAAAAAAATCTCAAAAACCACCAGTTGTTTTTAAAACTAGTACTTTACAACAACTTGCATCATCATATTTAGGATTTAATGCCACTAAAACTATGAGGGTAGCTCAAAGACTTTATGAGGGATTAAACATTGAAGGTGAAAGTAAAGGTTTAATTACATATATGAGAACAGATTCTATAAGAGTTTCTGAAGAAGCAAAATTTGAAGCTAAAAAATATATAGAAAAAAAATATGGTAAAGAATATGTAGGAAATTACTATATATCTGATAAAAAAAATATACAAGATGCACATGAAGGTATAAGACCTACAGATATTAATATGAGTCCTGAAAAAATAGAAAAATATTTAACTAATGATGAATATAAGTTATACAAATTAATTTGGGATAGATTTTTAGTATCTCAGTTTGCTAATGTAAAATATGATCAAATGCAAATTGTAGCATCAAAAGATAAATATGTATTTAAAGGGAATATAAATAGAATCACATTTGATGGATATTATAAGATATTTAAAAGTGAAGATATGATACAAACTGAAGATTTTCCTGAGTTAAAAGAAAAACATGAATATAAGATTGATGAAATTTTAACTAAAACTGGAGATACAAAACCACCTGCAAGATATTCAGAAGCAACATTGATAAAAAAACTAGAAAGTTTAGGTATAGGAAGACCTTCTACTTATGCAAGTATTATTGATGCAATTAAAGAAAAAAAATATGTTGATATAGTTGAAAAGAGATTAGTACCTACAATTTTCGGTAAGGAAGTAAAAATATTACTTGAAAATAATTTTAAAAATATCATGAATATTAAATTTACTGCAAGTATGGAAAGTAAGCTTGATGATGTTGCTACAGGAAAAACTTTTTGGGTTGATCTACTTAAAGAGTTCTATAATCATCTTTTAGATGAAATGGATGTATATAAGCAAAAAGTTGATGAACTTAAAAATAGAGTTATATATACAGATATGGAATGTAGTAATGGTAAAGGAAAAATGATATTAAAAAGTGGAAGTTTTGGTAAATATATAGTTTGTGAATTTGACAGCAGTGAAAAAATATCTATACAAGGAATAGAATTAACTGAAGAAGATCTTAATAAAGATGTAGTTCAGATAAAAGATAAAGTAGAAAAACTAATGGAAATAAGAAAAGGTCTTAAAACAGATATGTTAACTCCTAATGGAAGTAAATATTTATTAAAAATTGGAAGATTTGGAGAATATCTTGAAAGTGAAGATTATGAAAATGATAAGTTAAGAAAGACTTTAACTAAAGATTTAAAACTTAAAATTAAAAAAGGGACTTTAAAACCAGTAGATGGGGTGTATTTACTAAGAGAATATTTTGAAAAATTAGATAATGAAAATGAAAAAATTCTTGAACTTGCAGGAAAATGCGAAAAATGTGGTAGTGAATTTAATATTAAAATTGGAAGATTTGGTAAATTTCTAGCATGTAGTGGTTATCCACAATGTGAGAATATAAAGAAAATTCCTAAATCTGATAATGCTAAAAAAAGAGTTACTAAAAATAAGGCTAAAGCGAAAACAACTAAAAAAAATAAAAAGAAATAG
- a CDS encoding uracil-DNA glycosylase family protein, which produces MWKELEYRIRTLSVYRNYKSNEEIMLGQGNRNSKIMLILPDIEKEALENGNILDSNNGKVIQNIFKYLGLDIDNMYITSLYKLDKNFIRYDVNTIEELLDVLITEIMYVNPKYIVTIGEEVFNILISDALGKDNKKMNVNINKCVGNIYEYFEKVLIPIYDIPYISKAKKEEKIKIVDVLKLIKEKNK; this is translated from the coding sequence ATGTGGAAAGAATTGGAATATAGAATTAGAACATTAAGTGTTTATAGGAACTATAAAAGTAATGAAGAAATTATGCTAGGTCAAGGAAATAGAAATTCTAAAATAATGTTAATATTACCTGATATAGAAAAAGAAGCTTTGGAAAATGGAAATATACTTGATAGTAATAATGGTAAGGTTATACAAAATATTTTTAAATATTTAGGTTTAGATATTGATAATATGTACATTACTTCATTATATAAATTAGATAAAAATTTTATTAGATATGATGTAAATACTATAGAAGAATTATTAGATGTCCTTATAACAGAAATTATGTATGTTAATCCTAAATACATAGTAACTATAGGTGAAGAAGTATTTAACATACTGATATCAGATGCTTTAGGAAAAGATAATAAAAAAATGAATGTAAATATTAATAAATGTGTAGGAAATATTTATGAATATTTTGAAAAAGTCCTAATCCCTATATATGATATACCATATATATCTAAGGCAAAAAAGGAAGAAAAGATTAAGATAGTAGATGTATTAAAATTAATTAAGGAGAAAAATAAATGA
- the xerA gene encoding site-specific tyrosine recombinase/integron integrase codes for MDKLLEKFLYYQDVVLNKSFNTVKSYKKDLEQFIEYLKNNEGIEDFNKVEIFTFRSFIAYLNVELQVNKRSINRKLSAIRTFFKYLLENDYIIENKAVYISTPKFEKPLPNFLTKEDIDKLRSVIKLEKITGLRDRAIIELLYSSGLRSMELLDLTEYTIDLKNMEVRVIGKGNKERISFFSNNAQKYISEYIERKKEEYKNYNKDAIFVNKDGNKLDSRSLRRLITKYSIKAGINKEVTPHIFRHSFATELLNQGVDIRFVQELLGHSSIATTQFYTHISKNTLKDAYMKSHPFATKK; via the coding sequence ATGGATAAATTGTTAGAAAAATTTTTGTATTATCAAGATGTGGTTTTAAATAAAAGCTTTAATACAGTTAAGTCATATAAAAAAGATTTGGAGCAGTTCATAGAATATTTAAAAAATAATGAGGGTATAGAAGATTTTAATAAAGTAGAAATATTTACTTTTAGATCTTTTATAGCATATCTAAATGTGGAACTTCAAGTTAATAAAAGAAGTATTAATAGAAAATTATCTGCAATTAGAACTTTTTTTAAATATTTGCTTGAAAATGACTATATTATTGAAAATAAAGCAGTGTATATATCAACACCTAAATTTGAAAAACCATTACCTAATTTTTTAACTAAAGAAGATATAGATAAATTAAGAAGTGTTATTAAACTAGAAAAAATAACAGGTTTAAGAGATAGAGCAATAATAGAACTTCTTTATTCAAGTGGTCTGCGTTCAATGGAATTACTTGATTTAACTGAATATACTATAGATTTAAAAAATATGGAAGTAAGAGTTATAGGTAAAGGTAATAAAGAAAGAATATCTTTTTTTAGTAATAATGCTCAAAAATATATATCAGAATATATAGAAAGAAAGAAAGAGGAATATAAAAACTATAATAAAGATGCTATCTTTGTTAATAAAGATGGGAATAAATTAGATTCAAGATCTTTAAGAAGATTGATAACAAAGTACTCTATTAAAGCTGGAATAAATAAAGAGGTAACACCTCATATATTTAGACATAGTTTTGCAACTGAGTTATTAAATCAAGGTGTAGATATTAGATTTGTCCAAGAATTACTTGGACATAGTAGTATAGCAACTACTCAATTTTATACTCATATAAGTAAGAATACATTAAAGGATGCATATATGAAATCACATCCTTTTGCTACTAAGAAATAG
- a CDS encoding GTPase, producing the protein MEKKCKGCGLLLQSNDPKIDGYVPHEKLISNDKIICKRCFRLKHYGENLEKEEDKLSYQIEVKKAIKEADIIIPIFDIIDFESSFTTEIIDLLEDKTILAVINKIDLLPGYIHIAEVSKWVKYYFSENNVYPEDVAFISAKNRYGVNGIFRKIQYIAKNILKKSLDSNVKIAVIGVSNVGKSNLINLLLEKNISTVSKFSGTTKKMLVNKKKTKEYMLTIIDTPGLIPEGRLSDLLNSDISYKLVPSGEISRKTYRLKEKQVFMFENLAYFEVKNIPDNKSSAIISAYASREVKFHITNMEKAKELSKNGFFKFLDEENYNKYFSNDFIKQDYIIEENEDFVIAGLGYIEVKRGPLEISAYYPKDVKALVRKSISKNSDFEEELDEDDLLW; encoded by the coding sequence ATGGAAAAAAAATGTAAAGGTTGTGGACTTTTACTACAATCAAATGATCCAAAAATTGATGGATATGTACCACATGAAAAATTGATTTCAAATGATAAAATAATTTGTAAGAGATGTTTTAGATTAAAACATTATGGTGAAAATTTAGAAAAAGAGGAAGATAAATTAAGCTATCAAATAGAGGTAAAAAAAGCTATTAAAGAAGCAGATATAATAATACCTATATTTGATATTATTGATTTTGAATCTTCATTTACTACTGAAATTATAGATTTACTTGAAGATAAAACTATACTTGCAGTGATAAATAAGATAGATTTATTACCTGGATATATACATATAGCAGAGGTATCTAAATGGGTTAAATACTATTTTTCAGAAAATAATGTATATCCCGAAGATGTTGCTTTTATTTCTGCTAAGAATAGATATGGAGTTAATGGTATATTTAGAAAAATACAATACATTGCTAAAAATATCCTTAAAAAGAGTTTAGATAGTAATGTTAAAATTGCTGTAATAGGAGTATCAAATGTAGGTAAATCAAATTTGATAAATTTATTGCTTGAAAAAAATATTAGTACAGTATCTAAATTTTCTGGAACCACTAAAAAAATGTTGGTAAATAAGAAAAAAACTAAAGAATATATGCTAACTATAATAGATACTCCAGGATTAATTCCTGAAGGAAGATTATCAGATTTATTAAATTCAGATATTTCATATAAATTAGTACCAAGTGGGGAAATATCAAGAAAAACATATAGACTTAAGGAAAAACAAGTATTTATGTTTGAAAATTTAGCGTATTTTGAGGTTAAGAATATACCTGATAATAAAAGCAGTGCTATAATTTCTGCATATGCTTCAAGAGAAGTTAAATTTCATATTACTAATATGGAAAAAGCTAAAGAATTATCAAAAAATGGATTTTTTAAATTCTTAGATGAAGAAAATTATAATAAATATTTTTCAAATGATTTCATAAAACAAGATTACATAATAGAAGAAAATGAAGATTTTGTAATAGCTGGACTTGGATATATTGAAGTTAAAAGAGGTCCACTAGAAATCTCTGCATATTATCCAAAAGATGTAAAAGCATTGGTAAGAAAGAGTATATCAAAAAACTCTGATTTTGAAGAAGAATTAGATGAGGATGATTTATTGTGGTAA
- the asnS gene encoding asparagine--tRNA ligase yields the protein MELRDLQLNIEKYLNKKVKLDGWVKKIRSQKKFGFIEFNDGTYFQGIQIVFDDNLENFEEISKLSIYSSISVEGTLVKSEGKGQSFEIKVDNISVYNKADISNPLQNKRHGMEFLRTIAHLRPRTNTFNAVFRVRSLLAHAIHKFFMERNFVYVQTPIFTSTDAEGAGEMFQVTTLDLNNLPRNEENIIDYREDFFAKPSYLTVTGQLHVEAFASAFHNTYTFGPTFRAEESYTARHAAEFWMIEPEIAFANLETNMDIAESMIKYIIKYVMDNAPLEMEFFNTWIEKGIIDKLNNILNNDFGRVTYTEAIDILKNSDAEFTIPVEWGMDLKTEHERYLAENVFKKPVFVTDYPKDIKAFYMKLNEDGKTVRAMDLLAPGIGEIVGGSQREEDYDKLVNIMREKELNIDDYSWYLDLRKFGSFPHSGYGLGFERMLMYITGISNIRDVLAFPRTAKSLEY from the coding sequence ATGGAGTTAAGAGATTTACAATTAAATATAGAAAAATATTTAAATAAAAAAGTAAAATTAGATGGTTGGGTAAAGAAAATAAGATCACAAAAAAAGTTTGGATTTATAGAGTTTAATGATGGAACATATTTTCAAGGAATACAAATTGTATTTGATGATAATTTAGAAAATTTTGAAGAAATTTCAAAATTATCAATATATTCTTCAATTTCAGTTGAAGGGACTTTAGTTAAATCAGAAGGAAAAGGTCAAAGCTTTGAAATTAAGGTTGATAATATTTCTGTATATAATAAGGCAGATATTTCAAATCCTTTACAAAACAAAAGACATGGTATGGAATTTTTAAGAACTATAGCACATTTAAGACCTAGAACTAATACTTTTAATGCAGTATTTAGAGTTAGATCATTACTTGCACATGCTATACATAAATTTTTTATGGAAAGAAATTTCGTTTATGTACAAACACCAATATTTACTAGCACAGATGCTGAAGGTGCTGGAGAAATGTTTCAAGTTACAACACTTGATTTAAATAATTTGCCTAGAAATGAAGAAAATATTATAGATTATAGAGAAGATTTTTTTGCAAAACCTTCATATTTAACTGTTACAGGTCAATTACATGTTGAAGCTTTTGCATCAGCTTTTCATAATACATATACTTTTGGACCTACTTTTAGAGCAGAAGAATCATATACTGCAAGACATGCAGCAGAATTTTGGATGATAGAACCTGAAATTGCTTTTGCTAACTTAGAAACTAATATGGATATTGCAGAATCTATGATTAAATATATTATTAAATATGTTATGGACAATGCACCACTTGAAATGGAATTTTTCAATACATGGATAGAAAAAGGAATAATAGATAAATTAAATAATATATTAAATAATGACTTTGGGCGTGTTACATATACTGAAGCAATTGATATACTTAAAAATTCAGATGCAGAATTTACTATTCCTGTTGAATGGGGAATGGATTTGAAAACAGAGCATGAAAGATATCTAGCAGAGAATGTATTTAAAAAACCAGTATTTGTTACAGATTATCCAAAAGATATTAAAGCTTTCTATATGAAACTTAATGAAGATGGTAAAACTGTAAGAGCTATGGACTTATTAGCACCAGGTATAGGTGAGATAGTTGGTGGAAGTCAAAGAGAAGAAGATTATGATAAATTAGTTAATATAATGAGGGAAAAAGAACTTAATATAGATGATTATTCATGGTATTTAGACCTAAGAAAATTTGGTTCATTCCCACATTCAGGTTATGGACTAGGATTTGAAAGAATGTTAATGTATATTACAGGTATTTCAAATATAAGGGATGTATTAGCATTCCCAAGAACTGCAAAAAGTTTAGAGTATTAA